One Heliomicrobium gestii DNA window includes the following coding sequences:
- a CDS encoding DUF350 domain-containing protein, translating to MVPENFLNALLYFAVSALILSFAVWVFFRVTPYDDSEEIQKGNGAVGLTLFAKMFGLGLILWSAISHNDTLQETVIWGLFGAALMIFSYLLFDWMTPKLSTREELQKGNMAVAWVQSGIFITLGVIINACIS from the coding sequence TTGGTTCCGGAGAACTTTCTCAATGCCCTGCTCTATTTCGCCGTTTCAGCCCTGATCCTGTCATTTGCCGTCTGGGTCTTTTTCCGGGTCACTCCCTATGACGACTCGGAGGAGATTCAAAAGGGCAACGGGGCCGTGGGTCTCACCCTGTTCGCCAAGATGTTCGGCCTCGGCCTGATCCTCTGGTCAGCCATCTCCCACAACGACACCTTGCAGGAGACCGTCATCTGGGGTCTCTTCGGGGCCGCGCTGATGATCTTCTCCTACCTTCTCTTCGATTGGATGACGCCCAAGCTGTCGACGAGAGAAGAATTGCAAAAGGGCAATATGGCCGTCGCCTGGGTCCAATCGGGCATCTTCATCACCCTTGGCGTGATCATCAACGCTTGCATCAGCTAA
- a CDS encoding heavy metal translocating P-type ATPase, producing the protein MTDESSGAAIAKVTLPVSGMTCAACSSRVERGLGRLPGVTTCNVNLAMEKATIEYDPAATSVERFVEKIADLGYSTPAERTELALGGMSCAACANRIERKLTRLPGVIKASVNLATEKAVVEHYSGEVETGDLIDAVVGLGFQARLAEAAECADDEQEARQQRLRRQWLLFGGSAALSLPMLLIMIGEMTGLALPAWLIAKQTQFLLATPVQFGAGWSFYRGAWKALKNGGANMDVLVALGTSAAYFYSVYFTFFSSGAHHTDHVYYETSSILITLILLGKTLEAVAKGRTSEAIKKLMGLQAKTARVIRDGREQDIPVEAVLAGDRVIVRPGEKIPVDGVVEEGASAVDESMLTGESLPVDKQPGDSVIGATLNKQGSFKFRATKVGRHTALAQIVRVVEEAQGSKAPIQRLADTISGYFVPVVVSLAVVTFLAWHFVVEPGNFTRALLNFTAVLVIACPCALGLATPTSIMVGTGKGAEKGILFKGGEHLENAHKVTAVILDKTGTITKGKPELTDLIGVGNWAGREAELLTIAGRVEKPSEHPLAEAIVKKAAEKNSVLKDPERFQAIPGHGVIAAIDGRQALLGTRRLMGEHGLSYQDHEPLMEKLESEGKTAMLLALDGQVIAAIAVADTVKESSAQAIAELKAMGIQVWMITGDNRRTAEAIARQTGVDHVIAEVLPEDKAREVQKRKDDGHVVAMVGDGINDAPALVMADVGMAIGTGADVAMEAADITLMSGDLRAIAAAIRLSRATMANIRQNLFWAMIYNSLGIPVAAAGFLSPVIAGGAMAFSSVSVVMNALRLRRFEPYSS; encoded by the coding sequence ATGACGGACGAATCCAGCGGCGCCGCAATCGCCAAAGTGACCCTTCCTGTATCGGGGATGACCTGCGCCGCCTGTTCGAGCCGGGTCGAGCGGGGACTGGGCAGACTCCCCGGTGTGACGACCTGCAATGTGAACCTTGCCATGGAAAAGGCGACCATCGAATACGACCCTGCGGCAACGAGCGTCGAACGCTTCGTGGAAAAGATCGCCGACCTCGGTTACTCGACGCCGGCGGAGCGGACCGAACTCGCCCTCGGCGGCATGTCATGCGCCGCTTGCGCCAACCGCATCGAGCGAAAACTGACCCGCCTTCCCGGTGTTATCAAGGCCTCCGTCAATCTGGCCACGGAAAAAGCAGTGGTCGAACATTACTCCGGCGAAGTTGAGACAGGGGATCTGATCGACGCTGTCGTCGGTCTCGGTTTTCAGGCGCGCCTGGCCGAAGCGGCCGAGTGCGCCGACGACGAACAGGAGGCCCGTCAGCAGCGCTTGCGCCGCCAGTGGCTCCTCTTCGGCGGGTCGGCCGCCCTCTCGCTGCCCATGCTGCTCATCATGATCGGCGAGATGACCGGCCTTGCGCTACCGGCTTGGCTGATCGCCAAGCAGACCCAGTTCCTGCTGGCGACACCGGTCCAGTTTGGCGCGGGGTGGTCCTTTTACCGGGGCGCCTGGAAGGCGCTGAAAAACGGCGGCGCCAATATGGACGTGCTGGTCGCCCTGGGCACATCGGCGGCGTACTTCTACAGCGTCTATTTCACCTTTTTCAGTTCCGGCGCCCATCACACCGATCATGTCTACTATGAGACCAGTTCCATCCTGATCACCTTGATTCTGCTGGGCAAGACACTGGAAGCGGTAGCCAAAGGCCGCACCTCCGAGGCGATCAAAAAATTGATGGGCCTTCAGGCCAAAACCGCCCGTGTCATCCGTGACGGCCGCGAACAGGACATCCCCGTAGAGGCGGTGCTCGCCGGTGATCGGGTCATCGTCCGTCCCGGCGAAAAGATCCCTGTCGACGGCGTCGTTGAGGAAGGCGCCTCGGCCGTCGACGAATCCATGCTGACCGGCGAAAGCCTGCCTGTGGACAAACAGCCGGGCGACAGCGTCATCGGCGCCACCCTCAACAAGCAGGGCAGTTTCAAATTCCGGGCGACCAAGGTGGGCCGTCACACGGCGCTGGCCCAGATCGTCCGCGTTGTCGAGGAGGCTCAGGGATCGAAGGCGCCGATCCAGCGGCTGGCCGACACCATCTCGGGCTACTTCGTCCCAGTCGTCGTCTCCCTGGCCGTCGTCACCTTCCTCGCCTGGCACTTCGTCGTCGAACCGGGCAATTTCACCCGGGCGCTGCTGAACTTCACTGCCGTTCTGGTCATCGCCTGCCCCTGCGCCCTTGGCCTGGCCACACCGACATCGATCATGGTGGGCACCGGCAAGGGCGCTGAAAAAGGCATCCTCTTCAAGGGCGGCGAACACCTGGAAAACGCCCATAAGGTGACTGCGGTCATCCTCGATAAGACGGGGACGATCACCAAAGGCAAACCGGAGTTGACAGACCTGATCGGCGTCGGCAACTGGGCAGGCCGGGAAGCAGAACTGCTGACCATCGCCGGCCGCGTGGAAAAACCCTCCGAGCACCCCCTGGCCGAAGCGATCGTCAAGAAAGCCGCCGAAAAGAATTCGGTCTTGAAGGATCCGGAACGATTCCAGGCGATTCCCGGCCATGGCGTCATCGCTGCCATCGACGGGCGGCAAGCCCTGTTGGGCACGCGCCGCCTGATGGGGGAGCATGGACTGTCCTATCAGGACCATGAACCGCTCATGGAAAAACTGGAGAGCGAGGGAAAGACAGCCATGCTGCTCGCTCTGGACGGCCAAGTGATCGCGGCCATCGCCGTGGCGGACACGGTGAAGGAATCGTCGGCGCAAGCCATCGCCGAGTTGAAGGCGATGGGGATCCAGGTTTGGATGATCACCGGCGACAACCGCCGCACTGCTGAGGCGATCGCCCGCCAGACCGGCGTCGACCATGTCATCGCCGAGGTGCTCCCAGAGGACAAAGCCCGAGAGGTGCAAAAGCGCAAGGACGACGGCCATGTGGTGGCTATGGTCGGCGACGGCATCAACGACGCGCCCGCCTTGGTCATGGCCGATGTGGGCATGGCCATCGGCACCGGCGCCGATGTGGCGATGGAGGCAGCCGACATCACCCTCATGTCAGGCGACCTGCGGGCCATCGCCGCCGCCATCCGTCTCAGCCGGGCCACCATGGCCAACATCCGCCAGAACCTGTTTTGGGCGATGATCTACAACAGCCTGGGCATCCCGGTGGCGGCGGCGGGATTCCTGAGTCCGGTGATCGCCGGCGGCGCCATGGCCTTCAGTTCCGTGTCAGTGGTGATGAACGCGTTGCGGTTGCGGCGGTTTGAGCCGTACTCGTCATGA
- the rpsR gene encoding 30S ribosomal protein S18, whose product MHDRGDKPERKGRKGRRPRRRICFFCVDKIESVDYKEVGKLRKYITERGKILPRRVSGCCAKHQRQLTTAIKRARHVALLPFTVNE is encoded by the coding sequence ATGCACGATAGAGGCGATAAGCCTGAACGCAAAGGCCGCAAGGGACGCCGTCCCCGCCGCCGCATCTGCTTCTTCTGCGTCGACAAGATTGAATCGGTCGACTACAAGGAAGTAGGCAAACTGCGCAAGTACATCACCGAACGGGGCAAGATTCTTCCCCGCCGGGTGTCCGGTTGCTGCGCCAAGCACCAGCGCCAGCTGACCACCGCCATCAAGCGGGCCCGCCACGTGGCCCTTCTGCCGTTCACTGTGAACGAGTAG
- the rpsF gene encoding 30S ribosomal protein S6, whose translation MREYEAVVLVRPNLEEEALQGVMDKFVNLIPQQGGEIVKVDKWGKRRLQYEVSKFKEAFYFLMNFKGEPAVAQELERVMKISDDIIRFLVVRKDEQ comes from the coding sequence GTGCGCGAATACGAAGCCGTTGTGCTGGTTCGCCCCAACCTGGAAGAGGAGGCCCTGCAAGGGGTCATGGACAAGTTCGTCAACCTCATTCCCCAACAAGGTGGCGAGATTGTCAAGGTGGACAAGTGGGGGAAACGCCGGCTCCAGTACGAAGTCAGCAAGTTCAAAGAGGCTTTCTACTTCCTCATGAACTTCAAGGGCGAACCTGCTGTCGCCCAAGAACTGGAGCGCGTCATGAAGATCTCGGATGACATCATCCGCTTCCTGGTCGTCCGTAAAGACGAGCAGTAA
- a CDS encoding glutathionylspermidine synthase family protein, producing MRISPVLFEDREAYLDRWEALVDRFEQDYTFSWAFDGRGQHFLNLHALVLTPEEDRAIREAQARVTELFHSIARFLESNPEALDALGIPDILKPQCLKRPLPYLTALGRFDWYWTGDGPKLLEFNSETPFGQVEACRLQPELARLFHRSLKDPNADLADRIGEGLRESFQRQGGNSESVTAIVGFCADPEEMATLSLIRELADYPCHALIGDVQALSVNHAGRLCLGGAPVDLLQSFYSVEWYARDPGGPQFVDSLDQGLLRLINPPSTLILHSKALFALLWLVAPQLPAPLRQTLERYIPYTALDPDPLLGRPALIKPLHNREGLGIVYTEALSIHEAKRDDAVYQERVDGIAVSFPAMRNGRIRERRLLPTIGAYCAKDEFVGYYTRLSPLIVGPLDVCWAPTLIE from the coding sequence TTGCGCATCTCCCCTGTTTTGTTCGAAGATCGAGAAGCCTATCTGGATCGCTGGGAAGCGCTCGTCGACCGTTTTGAACAAGACTATACATTCTCCTGGGCCTTTGACGGCCGGGGGCAGCACTTCCTCAACCTGCACGCCCTCGTCCTTACGCCAGAAGAAGATCGGGCGATCCGGGAGGCCCAGGCGCGGGTAACGGAGCTGTTTCATTCCATCGCCCGCTTCCTCGAAAGCAACCCGGAAGCCCTCGACGCCCTCGGGATCCCCGATATCCTGAAGCCGCAATGCCTCAAGCGGCCGCTCCCCTATCTCACCGCCCTCGGGCGCTTTGACTGGTATTGGACCGGCGATGGGCCGAAGCTGCTTGAGTTCAACAGCGAGACGCCCTTTGGCCAGGTGGAGGCCTGCCGGCTGCAACCGGAACTGGCGCGCCTGTTTCACCGGAGCCTGAAAGACCCGAATGCCGATCTGGCCGACCGGATCGGCGAGGGGCTCCGCGAATCCTTCCAGCGTCAAGGCGGAAACAGTGAATCGGTGACAGCCATCGTCGGCTTCTGCGCCGATCCGGAGGAAATGGCCACCCTTTCCCTGATCCGGGAGCTGGCTGACTACCCCTGCCACGCGTTGATCGGCGATGTGCAGGCGCTTTCGGTGAACCACGCAGGGCGGTTGTGCCTGGGCGGCGCGCCGGTGGACCTGCTGCAAAGCTTTTATTCCGTCGAGTGGTATGCTCGCGATCCCGGCGGACCTCAGTTTGTGGACAGTCTCGACCAAGGGCTGCTGCGATTGATCAACCCGCCTTCAACGCTGATCCTGCACTCGAAGGCGCTTTTCGCCCTGCTCTGGTTGGTCGCCCCGCAATTGCCGGCGCCGCTCCGTCAAACACTGGAACGCTACATCCCCTACACCGCCCTCGATCCCGATCCCCTGCTGGGCCGCCCTGCGCTGATCAAGCCCTTGCACAATCGGGAAGGCTTGGGCATCGTTTACACAGAGGCCCTTTCCATTCATGAGGCAAAACGAGATGACGCCGTCTACCAGGAACGGGTCGATGGGATCGCCGTATCGTTTCCAGCGATGCGCAATGGACGGATTCGAGAGCGACGCCTCCTGCCCACCATCGGCGCCTACTGCGCAAAAGATGAATTCGTCGGTTACTATACGCGCCTGAGCCCGCTGATCGTGGGACCCCTGGACGTGTGCTGGGCGCCCACCCTGATTGAATGA
- the copZ gene encoding copper chaperone CopZ, producing MTDVTLKVEGMSCGHCKAAVEKALKGLPGVATVAVDLAAKEVVVRFDGTVTGIDAIKSAIDDAGYDVVS from the coding sequence ATGACGGATGTTACATTGAAAGTGGAAGGCATGTCCTGCGGGCACTGCAAGGCAGCGGTGGAAAAGGCGCTGAAAGGGTTGCCGGGTGTGGCGACGGTGGCGGTGGATTTGGCCGCCAAGGAGGTTGTCGTCCGCTTTGACGGAACGGTGACCGGAATCGACGCCATCAAAAGCGCCATTGATGACGCTGGGTATGATGTTGTGTCCTAA